ATATAGGAGAACTTGGAGAAAATCTATCAGGTGGAGAAAGACAAAGACTTGGAATTGCTAGAGCTTTTCTCCATAATGGAGATATAATTTTACTTGATGAACCTACTAGTAATTTAGACAGTTTAAACGAAAAAGCTATAATAAAAACTATAAAAGAAGAAAGCACCGAAAAAACCGTTATAGTTGTATCACATAGAATGTCTACTGTAGCCATAGCAGATAGTATATATTCTATAAATAATAAAAAGATGATTAAAGTTGAAAGGTATCAGAACCTAGTATCATAACCATTAAATATTATAAAAATCAACATTAGCAAGAGTAGGAAAGATTTACATTGGCCATTTTGTCATATAATAAGGGTTATTTGGACATTGTAATCAGTATTAAATTAGGTATAATAATGAATACGGAAGTATAAATAATTAACTATATACAAAAGATAATGGGGGAGGTATTCATTATGAAGATTGTTACATGTTGTGGAAGTGGACTCGTAACTAGTTTTATGATACAAACAAATGTTGAAAAGGCGTTAAAAGAATTAGAAATTAATGATATTGATGTAGAAGTTTCTAGTGTTGGTGCAGCTAAAAATATTCCAGCAGAAATATATATAGGAGGAAGAGAAATTTCTTCTCAATTAGGAATGTTAGACGGAAAAGTAATTGTGTTAAACAATATTATAGACAGTATGGAAATAAGAGCTAAGTTAGCAGAAGCATTAACTGAGTTAAATTATTTTAATTAATATAAGTTTTAATTCCCCATGAGTAATCATGGGGTTTTTGTTTTATATATAAGTTTTTTATATTACATAATAAAAATGGTATAATATACTATGGTATGATTTATTTTGATATATAAAAATTAAGTTATTTGAGCATACTTAAAATATTTAATTATAGATAGTTTTGCTTGAGGAAGGAGATGCTAAATGGGAAAAGTAATTGGAATTGATTTAGGAACTACAACTTGTGAAGTTGCTTATTTGAATAATGGACAACCTGAAATTATATTAAATGATTTAAATAAAAAAATAACTCCATCAGTAGTTGGGATATCAGATAAAGATGAATTTATTGTAGGGGAGTTTGCACAAAGACAAGCTGTCTTAGAACCAGAAAAAACAATAGTAGAAGTTAAGCGGCTTATGGGAGAAGAAACAAAAATAAAAATAGGAGACGAGGAACTTTTACCAGAGGAAGTATCATCTATTATATTAAAAAAGCTAAAAAAAGATGCGGAAGAATATTTAGGAGAAGAAGTTACAGAGGCGGTTATTACAGTTCCAGCAAATTTTAATGATCTTCAAAGAAAAGCTACAAAGGAAGCTGGGGAAATGGCTGGTTTAAAAGTAGAAAGAATTATAAATGAACCTACAGCTGCTGCACTTGCATATGGAATTAATAATATGGAAAGTGATGAAAAAGTTCTCGTATATGACTTAGGAGGAGGAACTTTTGATGTTACTGTTTTAGAGCTATTTGCAGGAGTTATAGACGTAAAAGCAAGCAGAGGAAATAACAAATTAGGTGGAAAGGATTTTAATAATATAATAGAACAATACATAATTAATAATTTTGAAGCGGAACATGATGTAAGTCTAAGAGATGATATTAAAGCCCTTGCAAGAATAAAAGAAGAAGCAGAAAAGATAAAAATTAAGTTATCAAATGAAGAAGAAGTGGATATAAACATACCATTTATAGCTGTAGATAAAGAAAAAAATCCTTTAGAAATAAAAACAAGTTTAACACGAAGTAAATTTGAAGCATTTATTGAAGATTTAGTAGATTCCACTGAAATTATAATAGATGAAGCTATAAAAGCAGCTGGATATGATGTTACAGATATTGATGTTGTAATAGCAGTTGGTGGCTCTAGTAGAATTCCATGCGTTAGAAAAATGCTTGAAGATAAATTTAAAGATAAAATAAAATATAATGTAAATCCAGATGAAGCAGTAGCATTAGGTGCTGCAATACAAGCTGCTATAAAAAACGATGAAATAGATTCTAAAGAAGGAATTTTAATAACAGATGCATGTAGTCATACACTTGGGACAAGCGTAGTAGAAAAGTTAAGTGATGGTAGATTTATAGATGGAATATATGATCCTATTATTTTAAGAGATAGCAAAATACCTTGCACTAAAAGAAAAAAATACTACACAATTAAAGATAATCAAAGAAGTGTTATTATTGATGTCTATGAGGGAGAACAAAAATTAGCATCTAAAAACACAAAAATAGGGGAATTTGTTTTAAAAGGAATTCCTAAAGCTCCAGCAGGAAAACAGTTAATTGAAGTGTCTTTTACATATGATTTAAATGGCATACTTCAAGTATCTGCAAAAGTATTAAGCACAGGAAAAACTTTAAATAAAATAATAGATATATCAAGGAAACTTTTACCAAATTTTATACTTGGTGAAATGGATGAAGATGATCATAATAATGAAAGACAAGATTTACGTGATTTATATGGACATATAATAGAATTTTCAGAGGGAAAAATAAGTTCTCTTGAAGATGGTGACAAAAAAGAAGAAATTAAGGAATGTATAGATAAATTAAAAAAGGCATTAGAAGAAAATAATAAAGAAAATGCAGAAAAATATAATGAAAAACTAATAGATTATATTTTTGAATTAGAGTAGTCTTACTCTAGGGAGTGTACTTATGGAAAAAGTTATAGAATTAGCTGCTGTTTATTATAATACTGCTTTAAAGCTTATATCTGAAAATAAGATTTCAAAAGCTATTACTAACATTAAAAAAAGTTTAAAGTTATATTCTAAAGATTGTGATGTGTTAAATTTAATGGGGCTATGCAATTATACCTTATGTGAATTTGATAAAGCCTACTTTTATTGGAGCAAAAGTTTAGAATATAAAAAACACAATAATAAAGCAGAATTATATTTAAACCTATTAAAAAGTAGGAAGTTTAATAGGTTTATTAAGGAATATAATGAAGGAATAGAATTTTTATATAGATATGAATATAAAAAAGCTATAGAAAAATTTAAAGAAATAATTACAGAAGAAAATGAATTATTAGAACCATATATAATAATTGGGCTTTGTTACTATGCCATAGGAAAATATAATATTGCAAAAAAGTATATGGAAATGGCACTTAACATTGATAATGAAAATAGAAAATGCTTAATGTATCTAAATGAGATAAACAATAAGAGAAATGTAACTATTGTAAAATATAAATCTAGCAAAGTTGCTAAAACTGTAGCCAGTGTTTCTACCATACTATTAATAGCATCATCAGTATTATATTATAAAAATTATAAAGGATATATTAACATTAAAGATACTTTAGCTGAATATGAACATAAATATAAAATAAATAATACGGAACTTCAGCTTATAAGAGGAAAGTACAACAAATTAAGTAATTCTATTAATATGGAGAAAGGGCAGATACAAAATAAATTTCAAGGAAAAAATGATAGTGAAGTGTTTAATGATGGCATATTAAATTACAAGAAAAAAGATTACAAAAAAGCTATAGAAAACTTTTCTTATTTAATGGATAGAGGAATTGATAGTTCTATAGTGGCAGAGGCTACATTTTTTTCAGCAGTAACTTATGAAAAACTAAACAATATAGGAAAATCAGAGGAACTTTATTATAAATATATAGATAAATATAAAGGGAAAAATTATTATGATGACTCTTTATATAACTGTGGAATTATGTTGTATAGAAGTGGAAACAAGGAAAAAGCAAAGAAAGTTTTAAGTATATTACAAAAAGAAGTTCCAGACAGTATGTTTGTAAATAAAACAGTAAAAATGATATTAAACAACTAGTAAAAGGGTTAGGAGCGATAAAGAGTGAAGGATATGGACAATCTATATGATATTCTTCAAATAGATGATAAAGCAAGGAGTATAGAAATAAAAAAGGCATATATAAAAATGCTTAGACAGTATCCTCCAGAAAAATCTCCAGAACAATTCAAAAAAATAAGAGAAGCTTATGAAATTTTAGTAGATCCAATATTAAAAGCAGAGTATGATGCTTTTATGAATTATAAAGATAAGATTGAAGAATATAGAAAAAAGGGAAACAATGCTTTAGAAAAAAAGCAGTATAGAAGGGCTATTTTGTATTATAAAAAAATACTACTTATTGAACCGAAAATTACATTTGCTAAAAATAAATTAGGACTAGTATTCTTCTACAATAAACAGTATGAAGAAGCCATAATTCAGTTTAGAGAGTTAATACAGATTAATCCTAAAAACTCTATATTTTATAATAATCTTGCCTATGTTTACAAAGAGCAAAAGAAGTATGATTTAGCAGAAGAGTTATTATTAAAATCTTATGAGCTTGATGAGACTAATGAAAAGACAGTTTTAGTTTTGGGAGACATCTATATAGCAACAGGTGAATATCATAAAGGAATTGAATTTTTAAATAAATGCATAGAAGAAAGTAGTGATGATTGTTTTAGACAGATTATGTATTATTTAAAAATTTTAAATATGTATATAGATATAAATAATACAGAAATGATTGAAAAAACTCTTAAATGTATTGAAAATATAGTTCCAGATGAAGAGAGAATTAAAGAATATATATTATGGAAATTGTATAAAAATGCAGAAGATTTATTAGAAAAAAATAATTATGAAATTGGAAATAAAATTTGTAAAACTTCCATAGCTATTGATAATAAAAATAAAAAATTTGTTAAATTAAATAAAAAATTTGAAAACTTATTGAGGGTATCTCATCATATTAAATTACTAATAGATGACAATAGAGTTATGGAAGTTTTGAAAAAGCCTATTTTATATTATCTCCATTGGGATGAAGATAATGAAAAGGATTTTATTCTAAAAAAGGAAAAGAACATCAATGAAATAAGAGAAAGTATAGAAAATGACTTTTTAGGTGTAATAAGTAGTATTGATGTTTTGAAAAAAGAATATATTATACTGTATAATTATAAAAAAGAATTATATAAACAAGCTTATAATATGGCAGAAGAAAATAAGCAAAATTCTGAAATACCAATTGAAGTTAGGGATATCTTTAGTGAAACTATTGATATAGAGGAAGATTGGCCAATTCTTTATCATGATTCAATTAATAGTATAAGAAGATGTAGTTTAAAGAAAAGATATTATAAGATTTTATTGATTTTTATGATTATTTTTACGATTTTAGGGACAATTATGTACAAATTTCACCTATTTAAAAAGATATAAATCTTGAATAATAAAAATTGATTTAGTATAATATGAAAATAAGTTGAAAATTTTATAAATAAAAAAGATTGTGATAAGGAAGAGTATATAAAAGGAGAATTTAAAGAGAGCTTGGAATGGTGAGAGCCTGGCAATGGAATTTTATAGAACGCAGCCTTTGAATCGCTTATTGAGAAATGAGAATTAAGTTTAATTCTTAAAATAGATACAGACGTGACCTCGCGTTATTGAGGAATGAAATTATAAGTTTCAGTAAAGAGAGTGCAATTTGCACTAATCAGGGTGGTACCGCGAAAACTCCTTCGTCCCTTTAGGGATAAAGGAGTTTTTTATATATAAATTTATAGAGTTTTAATATTAAGGAGGTAATTTTAGTGGAAGAAATATTAGAGATTCTTGAAAAAAACAGTAAATATAGTGAAGAAGAAATAGCGGCCATGACAGGAAAAACTGTAGAAGAAGTAAAAAATGCCATAAAGAAATATGAAGAAGATAATATCATAGTTGGATATCCAGCGTTAATAAATTGGGAAAAGACAAGCAAAGACAGTGTTGTAGCATTAATACAAGTAAAGGTAACACCTCAAAGAGGAGAAGGATTTGATAAAGTTGCTGAAAGAATATACAAATTTAGAGAAGTTAGAGCATGTTATCTAATGTCATCTGGTGGATTTGATTTAAATGTTATTGTTGAAGAAAAAACAATGAAAGAAGTAGCACTTTTTGTAGCAAACAAACTTGCAACTCAAGAATCAGTTTTAAGTACTTCAACTCACTTCATACTTAAAAAATACAAAGATAAAGGTACAATATTTGAAAAGAAAACGAGAGATGATAGGGAGGCAATATTTATATGAGATTAGAAGATATGATTTCACCTAAGGTAAGGACTATGCCACCTTCAGGTATAAGAAAATATTTTGACATGATAAATGAAATGGAAGATGTAATATCTCTTGGTGTTGGAGAACCTGATTTTGTAACACCATGGAATGTTAGAGAAGCTGGTATTTATTCTTTAGAAAAAGGACACACTCATTATTCTTCAAATGCTGGTTTTATTGAACTTAGAGAAGAAATAGCAGGATTTTTAAATAGAAAATATGATCTTGAGTATAATCCTGAAGATGAGATAATTGTGACAGTTGGTGGAAGTGAAGGAATAGATATTGCATTAAGAGCATTAGTAGATCCAGGTGATGAGGTTATTATTCCAGAGCCTAGTTTTGTAGCATACAAAGGATGTACTGTATTTGCAGGGGCAACTCCTGTAGTATTAAATCTTAGAGCAGAAGATGGATTTAAATTAACTCCAGAGTTACTTGAAAGTGCAATAACTCCTAAGACTAAAGTGGTAATTGTTCCATTCCCTAATAATCCAACAGGATCAATTATGACAAAAGAAGAGCTAAAAGCAATTGTAGATGTTCTTAAAGATAAAGATATTATTATTTTATCTGATGAAATATATTCAGAATTAACTTATGATACAAAGCATGTATCAATAGCAAGTTTCCCAGAAGTAAGAGAAAAAACTATATTAATAAATGGTTTTTCAAAGGCATATGCAATGACAGGATGGAGAATGGGTTATGTATGTGCAAATAAAGTTCTTATAAATGCTATGAAAAAAATTCATCAATATGCAATTATGTGTGCTCCTACAACAGCGCAATACGCAGCAATTGAAGCTTTAAAAAATAGTGATGAAGATATAGAAATAATGAATAAAGAATACAACAGAAGAAGAAGAGTTATGGTAGATGGATTCAAGAAAATGGGACTTGATTGTTTTGAACCAAAGGGTGCATTTTATCTTTTCCCATCTATAAAATCTACAGGACTTACTTCTGATGAGTTTTGTGAACAACTTCTAATGAAAGAAAAAGTTTTAACTGTTCCAGGAAATGCTTTTGGAGAATGTGGAGAAGGGTTTATAAGAGCTTGCTATGCATGTTCAATGGAAGATATTATGGAAGCATTAAAGCGTATAGAAAAATTTGTTAAATCAATAAAAAATAAATAAAATATAAAGGAAAAAGCAGTTCTTATAAGAATTGCTTTTTTTTTATTTTAAACAGAGATATATAGAGAAATTTTAGGATTATATAATGAGAATAATAATTGATAACAATTGATAATGAATATCAAATATGATATAATGGTAAATATTTTATAAAAAGTATAAGAGTGAGGTGTTATTATGGATATTATAAAAAATTTAAACAAAGGTGTTGGGGCTGCTGCAACAGCAATTATAATAATTGGAGGTACTCCGCAAGTTGTACATGCAGCAACTAATAATAAACCTAATGTTATTGAAGCAAAACAGATAAGTAAGAGCATAGAAAAAGAGATTATGAATGAAAGCCCAGTACAAAAGATAAAAATACAAGCATTAAAATTAAATAAAGATGAGCCATCTATGGCGGGTCAATATATTGAAAATGAAGTTACATATACAGAGGAAAATGGAAAGATATATTGTAGTTTAAAAATACTAGCTTCAGATTGGATGAATGATATAAAGGTTAAAGTTAATGGTGATGAAGCTAAATGCCAATTAAAAGACATAGGAAAAACAGAAGTATTTGGAGCAGAACATAAAGGAGCAATTTTAAAATTTGAAGTTCCTAAAATAAATCCTGATATTAAATTAAATATGTTTGTAGTACCTATGAATAGCAAAGTTGAATTTAGAATTGTAGGAGAAGAAAATAAAAAAACAGATAAGGAAAATAACCAAAAAGAAACAAATACAAATTCTAAAAAAAATGATGTAGTAGCAGAACAAAATAATAAAGCTAATACAGAAAAAGTAAAAGATAAAGAAGTAAAAAATGAGGATACACAAAAGAAAGAAGAAAAGACAGAAGCAAAAGATAGTTCTAAAGAAAAGGTTTTTGATAACTTAGAAGATGGAGTGTATACTCTAACTTTTCGTGCGTATAAAATAGAAAATCCTGCGGAAGATTCAATGCTAAATAACTTCTTTGATAAAAAAGCGAAGTTAGAAGTTAAGGATGGAAAAAAGACAATAACATTCTTAAATATTTGTTTTGCCGATGGATTATATGATTTTAGAATAGAAACAAATAAGATTTTCAAAGAAAGTCAAATTAGTGATTATGGCAATAAAAACCCAGATACAGAAAAGTATCCTGCTAAACTTTTTAAAATGGAAATAGATGATTTAGATTCTGATCATAAGGGTTGTGTACTTGCAGGCCCAATGGGCGGAAAATTATCGGATTACGGTAAGGTAACTTATGATAAAGCTAATAATTACAAAACTGTTATGTTTAAATTCAATAAGGATTTTGCAAAAGGTTGGAATGGTTTTGATTCAAGTGAAAGTATTTTAAAGGAAAATGATAATGGTAATTTAAATAAAGCCTTAATAGAAATAGGACTTGATACTGACAAAGATGGTACAGTTTCAGTTAAAGAATTAAGTGAAGCTAAGGGAAGAGTTGATTTATCTAAAAAGAAAATAACAGATATATCTCAATTGAAAGCACTTGGTCCTGAAGTTACTGAATTAGATTTAAGTGGAAACAGAATAGAACAGTTACCAAAAGGAATTTTTGACAATTTAACTCAATTAACATATTTAGATTTAAGAGTTAATAAAATAAAAGAATTACCAGATGGTATATTTGACAAGCTTGTAAATTTAAAAAAAGTATACCTGGAAAGAAACAAACTTGAAACACTTCCAAAGGGGGTATTTGATAAATTACCTAACTTAGAAACAGTAGTATTAGCAACAAATAATATTAAACATTTAGATGATGATGTATTTAAAAATAATAAAAAACTTAAATTTATAGATGTATCTCAAAATGAAATTGATTCTATACCAACAACTATGCTAGAACTAAATGATTTAGAAACTTTCTGTGCAAAACAGAATAGAATAGAAATTATTCCACAAAATTTGACTAAACTTAAAAACTTAACATGGCTTGACTTAGCATCAAATTATATTGAAGAGATACCAGAAGAAATACTAAATGGTAAAAATAATGTAAAGTATCTTTATTTAGCAGAAAATATGTTAAAAGAGGTTCCAAATAAAATATTTGAAGCATTTCCTAATGTAAACAGTTATGATTTTGTATTTAACAATTTAAAAACTATGCCAAAGGCACCAGAAGGTACAAAAAAGACTGTAAATGCTTTACCTCAAAAATCTCCTATGAATTTAAAACTAGAAGTTAAAGATGGAGAAATTAAATGGAATGAAGAATTATCTGCCTTTGATATATTAGCATGGCAAAGAACAACTCATAGTATACTCGGAGAAAAAATGCCTGAAAATGTTGAAGAATATAAAAAGCATTTAAATGGAAAAACAGCATTAGAATTGCTAAACAAAGAAGGATATGAACCAAAACTAAAAATAATTATACAAAAGAAAGATAAGGATGGAAAATTTAAAACTATAAAAGAAATAATCAATGATGGCAATGGAAGTACAGTAGGAAGTATAAAAGATCCAGAAATGAAAGCTAATGATGAATATAGAATATTAGAAGAATTAAGAACTAATTTCTATGGCGATGATCAGTATGTATTTACTAATGTAGCTCATGCAAAAGTAGAAGAATCTAAAAAGAACTCAACAAGTACAAGTAATAAACAGAAAGAAAACAATAAAAATAGTAAAGAGAATAAAATTGATGATTCTTCAAATAAAGCAGATCAACCAAATGAAAAGAAAAAAGAACAAGATAAAAGAGAACAACAAAATAAAGTAACTAATGCAGAAAGTAAGTCAAATAAAAAAGCTACATCAATAAAAGAAAAGAAATTACCACAAACAGGTATGCCAGTTGGAAGTGGACTTCTAGCTACACTAGGAAGTGCTATATCTGGCATGGGTGTTGTGTTAATGAGAAAGAATAGAAAGAAAAAATAAAGTTGATTAATCATAAAAACATATATGTAATTTAAAATATAAAAAATTGTGGTTAAAAAAATATTTTTGGTGAAAGAGGAGTGAAAAAATGGGTATATCTAAAAAGTTTAATAAAGGATTAGGGGTAGCAACTACAGCAATGATATTGATGGGGGGAACTTCACAATTAGTACATGCAGAGGTTAAACCTAGTGTTGTTGAAAAAATACAAGCGAGAAAAATTTGTAAGGATATAGAACAGTGCATTATAGATGGTACATATAATTTTCAAAGTGAAAAAGAAAATTTATATTTTAATGCACCTAATATAGTAAACAATTTAAAAGAAGCTCCTAAGTTGGAAAAAGTTTCATTAGGAACTTTTTATGGAGAATATAAAAAATATAGAATTGAAATTCCATCTAATGTACCAAAGGATTACATAAGTAGTATAAAAGAAATTGAAGTAAATGGGGTAAAGTATGAAGTATCAAAAGATGGCAATGTAAAAGAATATAATAAGTATAATATTGGAATGTTAGGATTAGATTTAAGTATAAGTGCTTTTAATAAAGAAGATAATGTGATAACAATTAAAGCTACTGGTTATAAAGACAATGTTTTAAATGTTAAAAAAAGTTCTGAAGATGTTGACAAGGAGAAAGATACAAAGACATCTACCAAACCTAAAAAAGAAAAAGTAGAATCTGAAAGTGAACTTAAAAATAAACCTTCAGAAAAGAAGGAGGATAAATCTAGCAACAAGTCTACTGCAGAAGAAAAGTCAGGCAAAGATTTAAATGAGAATAAAGAAGACATAAACAAGCCTAAAGTTGAAAGAGTATTTGCACAAAAAGAAGGTAATAAATATTCTAAATACAGAGTTGAATTTTCTAATAAAACAAAATGGGAGGTAATGTCAAGTTATACTAAAAGTATAACAGAGGTTTCAGTAAATGACATAAAGTACAATCCTTCAGAGGATTTATTAGTAAATAAGAATAGTAGGTATTATTTTGGATTAATGGGGCTTGATTTAAGCAGTAATGGATTTAACAAAGAGCAAAATGTTATTAAAATTAAATCAAATAAATATAATACTTTTATAATAACAGTAAAAAAAGATGGAAGCATATTAAAGATTAATGAAGAGCAATATGAAAAAAATAAAGACTCAATGGACAATAAAAAGAAAAAAATAAGTGTTATGAAGACAGCTTTATCGGATTATGGAAATGATGGCAAGAACAAATATCAAGTTATTTTGGATTGTAGTTATACAGAGCAAAATAATTATAGACAAGCACTAAAAGAAGTAGTTGTAAATGGTACAAGATATAAAAAAGCATTAACGGTAACAGAGAATAATACATTTTATGCTAGCAGTATAGCTTTAGATTTAAATACTGCATCTTTCAATAAAGATATAAATGAAGTTGTATTTAAAGCTGATGGATTTGAAGATATAACTATTTTTATTAGAAAAGATGGAAGTTTAGCTACAGAAAATTCAACTGAACCATTAGAAGATCCAGATTTTAATTTGAAACATACAAATCCAACAAAAGAAGATAAAGATAAAGGGAATAAAGCTTCAGAAAAGATACTTTTAAGCGAGAATACTAAGTTAGAAGATGGACAATATACCATTGGATTTACTGCATATAAAGTAGATGATCCAACAGATACGTCTATGCTTGGAGGTTTTTTTGATAGTAATGTAAAAGTAGAAGTTAAAAAGGGAAAGATATATACTACATGGCTTAATTTGTTAGAAGCTGATATGCTATATGATTTTAGAATTGAAAATAATGGTAAGTATCCAAAAGCTAAATCTACTAAATATGGCGAACCTGATAATTATGGTAAATATAATATGCAAACATTTGAAATTCCTATGGACAATTTTATAAAACCTCATATTGGTGGAGTTATTGTTAGCGCTATGGGAGGACAAAAAAGCGATATAGGAAATATAAATAAATATACTAAAGTAAAGTTAGTATTTGATAAAGAAATAATAAAAAATTGGGAAGGATTTAAATACGAAAAAGAAAATAAAAAAGATAAGTATCAAGAACAAAATAAAATTTTTAGTGCATTAAGTGAAGCAGGATTAGATTTTAATAAAGATGGAGTAATAGATTCTGCGGATTTAAATAGAGCCCAAGGAGAGCTAGACTTATCATGCAAGGGAATATCTAACATATCATGGGTTAAATATCTAGGTGGAGATGTTACGAAATTATTTCTTAATGCAAACGGAATAAAAGAAATACCAAAAGATGTATTTGATAGATTAGCAAACTTAGAAACCCTTGATTTATCAGGTAATAAGTTAAGTACTTTACCAGTAGGTATATTTGATAAATTAACTAAGTTAAAATCATTATCCTTATCAGGTAATAAGTTAAATAATTTAAATAAAGATGTATTTAGTAAATTGGTTAACTTAGAGGAATTAGCTCTTGATAGAAACCAATTAACAAGTATACCAAATGGAATTTTTGATAACTTACCTAAGTTAAAAAGAATTAGTTTTTCAGAGAATAAGTTAGATAATATACAAGATAATTTATTTAACAATAATAAAGAATTAAGAGTGATAGATTTCAGCTTTAACAATATAAAATCAATACCAACAAGTATAAAAAATGCTTCTAATTTAAGTGAAATTAGGGCTCAGCATAATAGAATAGAAGTTTTACCAAAGGAACTTGGTAAGCTCGTTAATCTTAAAAAACTAATTTTAAGTAGAAATATTATAAATGAGATTCCACTAGATATATTTAAATCATTAAAGAAACTAAATGTTTTAGAAATGAATGATAATAACATAAGTAATATTCCTGATAATATAGATAAAATCTTACCAAGTTTATTTAAAGAAACATATTCCGCAGGTATTGAGGTTAAGTATAATGAGCTTACAAAAATATCTGATAAATTAAAGGAATTATCAAAAATAGGTAAGTTTAAATATATACCTCAAAAAAGCTTAACTAATTTAAAGTTAATCAATGATAATGGTACTTTAAGATGGGATCATAAAATGTCATCACTAGATGTACTTTGTTGGGGTGAAACACCACACTCATTTTTTGATAGTATAGTTCCTAAAACTTTAGAAGAATATAAACAATATTTAAATGGAAAAAGTACAATTGATGTTTTAAATGATAGAGGTTGGGATTGGACTATAAAAGTAGATATCCAAAAGAAAAATAAAAAGGGCGAATTTGAAACAATTCACACAATAACTACAGAAGAAGAAGAAGATAAATTTGGCAGCTATAAAGTAGGTAATATAGATAATAATGATAATTATAGAATAGTAAAATCATTATACGGTAGTACCAATAATGAAAAGTCATTAATTTTTAAAGAAATTGCATATATTGGTGATTCTTTAAATAATGCAGTTCAATCAAATGAAAAATCAAAAGAACAAGAAAAAGCAACAACAAAGTCAATAAGTGTAAAAGTATTAAAAGAAAAAAGTGATGAGCCATCAATGGCAGGTCAATATGTAAATAAAACAGTAAAATACACAGAAAAAGATGGAAAGAAATATTTTACTGTTACACTAAACAGAATAGATTGGATGAAGAATGTTTCTATAGAAGTAGGTGGAAAAGAAGTAGCTGCTGAAAAGAATGTAAATGGA
This Clostridium novyi NT DNA region includes the following protein-coding sequences:
- a CDS encoding aminotransferase class I/II-fold pyridoxal phosphate-dependent enzyme, coding for MRLEDMISPKVRTMPPSGIRKYFDMINEMEDVISLGVGEPDFVTPWNVREAGIYSLEKGHTHYSSNAGFIELREEIAGFLNRKYDLEYNPEDEIIVTVGGSEGIDIALRALVDPGDEVIIPEPSFVAYKGCTVFAGATPVVLNLRAEDGFKLTPELLESAITPKTKVVIVPFPNNPTGSIMTKEELKAIVDVLKDKDIIILSDEIYSELTYDTKHVSIASFPEVREKTILINGFSKAYAMTGWRMGYVCANKVLINAMKKIHQYAIMCAPTTAQYAAIEALKNSDEDIEIMNKEYNRRRRVMVDGFKKMGLDCFEPKGAFYLFPSIKSTGLTSDEFCEQLLMKEKVLTVPGNAFGECGEGFIRACYACSMEDIMEALKRIEKFVKSIKNK
- a CDS encoding NEAT domain-containing protein, whose protein sequence is MDIIKNLNKGVGAAATAIIIIGGTPQVVHAATNNKPNVIEAKQISKSIEKEIMNESPVQKIKIQALKLNKDEPSMAGQYIENEVTYTEENGKIYCSLKILASDWMNDIKVKVNGDEAKCQLKDIGKTEVFGAEHKGAILKFEVPKINPDIKLNMFVVPMNSKVEFRIVGEENKKTDKENNQKETNTNSKKNDVVAEQNNKANTEKVKDKEVKNEDTQKKEEKTEAKDSSKEKVFDNLEDGVYTLTFRAYKIENPAEDSMLNNFFDKKAKLEVKDGKKTITFLNICFADGLYDFRIETNKIFKESQISDYGNKNPDTEKYPAKLFKMEIDDLDSDHKGCVLAGPMGGKLSDYGKVTYDKANNYKTVMFKFNKDFAKGWNGFDSSESILKENDNGNLNKALIEIGLDTDKDGTVSVKELSEAKGRVDLSKKKITDISQLKALGPEVTELDLSGNRIEQLPKGIFDNLTQLTYLDLRVNKIKELPDGIFDKLVNLKKVYLERNKLETLPKGVFDKLPNLETVVLATNNIKHLDDDVFKNNKKLKFIDVSQNEIDSIPTTMLELNDLETFCAKQNRIEIIPQNLTKLKNLTWLDLASNYIEEIPEEILNGKNNVKYLYLAENMLKEVPNKIFEAFPNVNSYDFVFNNLKTMPKAPEGTKKTVNALPQKSPMNLKLEVKDGEIKWNEELSAFDILAWQRTTHSILGEKMPENVEEYKKHLNGKTALELLNKEGYEPKLKIIIQKKDKDGKFKTIKEIINDGNGSTVGSIKDPEMKANDEYRILEELRTNFYGDDQYVFTNVAHAKVEESKKNSTSTSNKQKENNKNSKENKIDDSSNKADQPNEKKKEQDKREQQNKVTNAESKSNKKATSIKEKKLPQTGMPVGSGLLATLGSAISGMGVVLMRKNRKKK